The following DNA comes from Verrucomicrobiia bacterium.
CGAATGGTGGGGTTTTTCGATGATGGATTACAATTCAGTCGGGCGGCTCACCTGCATCTCACCGATCACCTGGAAAGACGGCTGGCCATACTTCGGGCTGCCTGGAAACCTAAAGCGCACCCCGCGAACCTGGGTCAAGCCAAACACGGGTCACCGTTCCGACCCGTCGTCGCCGTATCAGCGAAACGACGATTTCTCGGGACCTGAGCTCGCCAACGTCTGGCAATGGAACCATTTGCCGCTGAATGAAAAATGGTCCATCACCGAGCGGCCGGGTTTCCTCCGGCTTCATTCGTTGCCCGCGACCAACTTCTGGTTCGCGCGCAACACGCTGACGCAACGCTCCATTGGACCGGAATCCTCACCTGCAACCGAACTGGAAACAGCGGGAATGAAGGCGGGCGACGTGGCTGGTTTGGCTTTGCTGAATTATCCGTATGCGTGGATTGGCGTGATGCGCACGGGAACTGGATTTGAGTTGCTGCAATACGATCAGAAAACAGGTGAAACAAACCGCGCTCCATTCGCGGGCGGACGCGTGTGGCTGCAAGCGCACTGCGACTTCCTCAAAGAGACCGGCCAATTGAGCTACAGCACCAACGGCCGAACGTATCAACAACTTGGAAGCGATGTGACTCTCGTGTTTCAACTGCGCACGTTTCAGGGCGTTCGTTATTGCCTCTTTCACTTCAACCTGGATGGCGAACCTGGCGGGCATGCTGATTTCGACAGCTTCCGCGTGGACGAACCCAGACCCTCGGGCCTGACGCGGCCGATTCCGGTCGGAGAGTCGATCGTTCTGGAGACTCGTCCCGATAAACGCGTGCTCGTTGCGAAAGGCGAGCATTGGTTGCTGTGTCCCCTGACGAGGCTGAAGCACAATCTGCTGCCGCGCGATTTGATGTGGTCGATCGCAACTTCGGCCGTGTCGCATTGCGTTCAGCCGGAACCGACCGGTTCATCACCGTCAATGGCCTGGGCGAACAGAGCAGTGTGACGCTGCAGCGGCATGTTCCTGCTGGCGGGGTGCAGGAATTCCAATGGACCGAGATGCCATTCGGCGACATCGTCCTGCTCTCGCTGGAGAGCCATCGGCACCTGCGGGTGGGAGAAGGAGGCAAGGTGTCCGCCGATGCTCCGGGGGCTCAGTTTGATGGCAAGAATGGCGCTACTTTCACGATTCGGATGACGCGCTGAGAAAAACGCACAGGGGACTCGTTCTGTGCTCGAAAATTCCGGGGAACACCCTATTTTACAAACAGCAACCCACTGGAATTCTGGCGCTATGCGAAACAAAACCGAAAACGGCCACACGACCGCCAATCTCGAAAAATTCCTGCACGACATCAAAACAGTTGTTGAAGATGGCGAGGAGCTATTGCGGGCTGGGGCGACGGAACTTAAAGGGCGCGCTGTCGAGGGCGCGAAGTCAACGGATCGCCTCGTTCGGAGTCATCCCTATCAAACGCTTGGAATCATGCTCGGGCTGGGATTGATCGTCGGACTGATTGCGACGGGTGCGTTCAGCAACGGCGGCAGCGAGGAGGAAGAATAGCACCGTTTTCTCAACTTTCTCGGGCCGTCCATTCCGCCAATAACCCACGAACGCAGGTTGGGACGGAATCGAAATGATTGTTTTTGGCGATCCCGAGTTTTCCCGTCCAGCGCGAGTGGTTCTGATGTCGCTCCGCGCCCAGGTGGAACGTTCCGCCGCGAACTCGCTGGACGATCTTCGCACACTCCTTATCCAGGCGGGCCAACTGGAACAAGCCGTCGAAGATGCGGGTTCGGCTGAAATAGACGAAGGGCTTCTCAACAGGATCCGGGAGGTTACAGACCGCGCTGCGACGGCGTTCTGCGATCGATGGTTTTCCGCTGCCTTCCTGCGTTTGAACGGCGCCGAGAAGAACGGTTCCAGCCACACTGTTGCTTCCGAATGCATGGCGCAGATTTCTGCGGCGCTGTTGGAAATTCAGTTTCCTGACACGCTTGCGCTGCGGATCAAAGTTCCCGAAGGATTCCAATTTTACGCCCTTTATCCCGAACAGTATTGCGCCTCAGCGGTCAAGTGGGCCGAGGCCAATCCCGATTACGAACGCGCGTTGGTGGTTGGAATCCGCAGCATCGGCACCGCCCTTTCAGCCGTCGTGCGGGCCACTCTGCTGGCAACGGGAAGATCAGTGGATCGGTGCACCGTCCGCCCGAGCGGGCATCCTTTCGAACGCGATGTCGCGCTGCCGGCGCTCAATGCTTTTCAATACCGGCATGCGTTGATTGTGGACGAGGGTCCTGGTCTTTCGGGAAGTTCCATGGTCGCAACGGCTCGCGCAGTGCAGAATGCCGGGATCGAATCGATCGCGCTGTTGCCGGGACACGATCAC
Coding sequences within:
- a CDS encoding glycoside hydrolase 43 family protein, translated to MNHCAAFLFSALMISASPAATWTADNGNGTFTNPLFYDEFSDPDLIRVGDDFYLTGTTMHTMPGLPVLHSKDLVNWKLMSYAAEKLDFGPEFRLENGQAVYGQGIWAPSFRHHKGRFYIFSNVNRHGTQVYTATNAAGPWEHRTMKRSFHDLSVLFDDDSKTYVVWGYRDLRFAELNDALDDIVPGTEKVLIQRDAGIGEGVHFYKIGGKYYILSAWYEGRMRMPCARADRPEGPYEVNLEISADEEFGIPEGNRLGRVTPADPYPIVPVNPGAVGRMSLHQGGIVDTPTGEWWGFSMMDYNSVGRLTCISPITWKDGWPYFGLPGNLKRTPRTWVKPNTGHRSDPSSPYQRNDDFSGPELANVWQWNHLPLNEKWSITERPGFLRLHSLPATNFWFARNTLTQRSIGPESSPATELETAGMKAGDVAGLALLNYPYAWIGVMRTGTGFELLQYDQKTGETNRAPFAGGRVWLQAHCDFLKETGQLSYSTNGRTYQQLGSDVTLVFQLRTFQGVRYCLFHFNLDGEPGGHADFDSFRVDEPRPSGLTRPIPVGESIVLETRPDKRVLVAKGEHWLLCPLTRLKHNLLPRDLMWSIATSAVSHCVQPEPTGSSPSMAWANRAV
- a CDS encoding DUF883 C-terminal domain-containing protein; translated protein: MRNKTENGHTTANLEKFLHDIKTVVEDGEELLRAGATELKGRAVEGAKSTDRLVRSHPYQTLGIMLGLGLIVGLIATGAFSNGGSEEEE